One window of Vibrio sinaloensis genomic DNA carries:
- the flhF gene encoding flagellar biosynthesis protein FlhF — protein MKIKRFFAKDMRTALLQVKSELGDDAVIMSNKKVAGGVEIVAAVDGEGANRTANSYNSSPRQTPPRQVQSAQLSSQKRALDEDRVSLQSQADSGRSMTKRFANMLKQYSHGKDDVDTHHQDENPDSLSALLKRQSSSRGNSNENVRVKEDSPLARLIAEDRRFEKPPAKLDPTRYERARHNEPSVSNEDLEEMKEEMTSIRRLLEHQVSGLMWQEVERREPLRAMLIKRLERMGVSSDLADQLACYIPEDTPPTKAWKALLGLVSDQIPISKQDILKRGGVVALLGPTGVGKTTTVAKLAARAAMEFGADNVALVSTDTYRIGAHEQLAIYGRIMGCPVKVAKDSNELADVIYQLRNRRLILVDTAGMGQRDVRLSEQLDTLMHESGEVIHSYLVLPATAQRKVLQETIDHFKRIPLSGCIMTKLDESLSLGEFVSVVVQNALPVAYIANGQRVPEDIVIAQPKYMVAKANELLEKSTDDEPHYWNSEAERF, from the coding sequence TTGAAGATAAAACGATTTTTTGCAAAGGACATGCGCACCGCCTTGCTGCAGGTTAAATCTGAGCTAGGTGATGATGCCGTTATCATGTCCAACAAGAAGGTCGCGGGTGGGGTTGAGATTGTGGCGGCTGTAGACGGCGAAGGTGCAAACCGAACCGCTAACAGTTACAACTCAAGTCCACGCCAAACTCCGCCTCGTCAGGTGCAAAGTGCCCAGCTAAGCAGTCAAAAACGTGCTCTAGACGAGGACCGCGTTAGCCTACAATCTCAGGCCGATTCAGGCCGTTCGATGACCAAGCGTTTTGCCAATATGCTCAAGCAGTACAGCCATGGTAAAGACGACGTGGATACGCACCACCAAGATGAGAATCCAGACTCCCTTTCTGCGTTGCTAAAACGCCAATCCTCTTCGCGTGGCAATTCAAATGAAAATGTGCGCGTGAAAGAAGATTCACCGCTTGCGCGCCTGATTGCGGAAGACCGCCGCTTTGAGAAACCACCGGCCAAACTAGATCCAACCCGCTATGAGCGAGCTCGTCACAACGAGCCAAGTGTTTCCAACGAAGACCTTGAAGAGATGAAAGAGGAGATGACCTCAATTCGTCGCCTGCTAGAGCATCAAGTGTCCGGCTTAATGTGGCAAGAGGTTGAGCGCCGTGAACCACTTCGAGCTATGCTTATCAAACGTTTGGAGCGAATGGGCGTATCGTCTGACCTTGCTGATCAATTGGCTTGCTATATTCCTGAAGACACCCCACCGACTAAAGCGTGGAAGGCGCTGTTAGGTCTGGTGTCAGACCAAATTCCTATCTCTAAGCAAGACATATTAAAGCGCGGTGGTGTGGTCGCGCTACTTGGGCCAACGGGGGTGGGCAAAACTACGACAGTGGCTAAGCTTGCCGCGCGAGCTGCGATGGAGTTTGGCGCAGACAATGTGGCCCTAGTTTCTACCGACACTTACCGTATCGGAGCACACGAGCAGTTGGCAATTTATGGACGAATTATGGGATGTCCTGTAAAAGTCGCTAAAGATTCCAATGAGTTAGCCGATGTAATATATCAGTTACGCAATCGTCGCCTAATTCTTGTTGATACAGCAGGCATGGGCCAGCGTGATGTTAGGCTCTCTGAGCAGTTAGATACGCTGATGCATGAGAGCGGAGAAGTGATTCACAGTTACCTAGTTTTGCCTGCCACTGCGCAGCGCAAAGTACTGCAAGAGACCATCGATCACTTTAAGCGTATACCCCTGTCAGGATGCATTATGACCAAGCTCGATGAATCCCTTAGTTTGGGTGAATTTGTCAGCGTGGTTGTGCAAAACGCACTCCCAGTAGCCTACATTGCGAATGGACAACGAGTTCCTGAAGACATTGTGATAGCGCAGCCAAAGTATATGGTCGCTAAAGCAAACGAATTACTTGAGAAGTCGACAGATGATGAACCTCACTACTGGAATAGTGAAGCGGAGAGGTTCTAG
- the flhA gene encoding flagellar biosynthesis protein FlhA gives MKFSLPFAHKLPPIPQRAMPAIGAPIMVLATLAMVILPIPAFLLDLFFTFNIALAMVVLLVTVYTRRPLDFAAFPTVLLIATLLRLALNVASTRVVLLYGHEGPGAAGSVIEAFGSVVIGGNYAVGLVVFLILMIINFMVVTKGAGRISEVSARFTLDALPGKQMAIDADLNAGLIDQDQARTRRQEVTKEADFYGSMDGASKFVKGDAIAGILILFINIIGGLSIGMAQYGLGFGEAVEIYTLLTIGDGLVAQIPSLLLSIGAAIMVTRQNADEDMGQQVVFQMFDNPKALMITAAILGVMGVVPGMPHFAFLLLAIIAAGSAYLIQRKQKKAAEQTNLPATTEQDSPTPKELSWDDVQPVDIVGLEVGYRLIPLVDKDQGGELLERVKGVRKKLSQDFGFLIPAVHIRDNLELTPNSYRITLMGVAVGEAEIRPDMELAINPGQVYGMIEGEPTIDPAFGLEAVWIREEQREHAQALGYTVVDSSTVLATHLSQLLTNNASQLIGHEEVQNLLEMLGRSTPKLVENFVPDQLPLGAVVKVLQNLLNEAVPIRDIRTIVQTLSEYSSKSQEPDILTAAVRISLKRLIVQEINGIEPELPVITLIPELEQILHQTMQASGGESAGIEPGLAERLQSSLSQATQEQELKGEPAVLLTSGVLRSTLAKFVKNTIPSLRVLSYQEIPDEKQIRIVQAVGN, from the coding sequence ATGAAGTTCTCTCTGCCATTTGCACACAAATTGCCCCCAATACCACAGCGTGCGATGCCAGCGATCGGCGCGCCGATTATGGTATTGGCCACCTTGGCCATGGTCATATTGCCGATTCCGGCGTTTCTGCTCGACCTATTTTTCACCTTTAATATCGCCCTTGCTATGGTGGTGTTGCTGGTGACTGTCTACACTCGACGTCCACTCGACTTCGCTGCATTCCCAACGGTACTGCTTATTGCGACCTTGCTACGCTTGGCGTTGAACGTCGCCTCGACCCGTGTGGTATTACTCTACGGTCACGAAGGGCCGGGAGCGGCGGGTAGCGTTATTGAGGCCTTTGGTAGCGTGGTTATTGGTGGTAACTACGCGGTAGGTCTCGTGGTGTTTCTCATCTTGATGATCATCAACTTCATGGTGGTGACCAAAGGTGCAGGCCGTATTTCAGAGGTCAGTGCGCGTTTCACCCTAGATGCATTACCTGGTAAGCAGATGGCGATTGATGCGGACTTAAACGCAGGCCTGATTGATCAAGACCAAGCGCGAACGCGTCGCCAAGAAGTGACCAAAGAAGCGGATTTCTACGGTTCGATGGATGGTGCGTCAAAGTTCGTTAAAGGGGACGCTATCGCCGGTATTTTGATCTTATTCATCAACATCATTGGTGGTCTTTCCATCGGTATGGCCCAGTACGGCTTGGGTTTTGGCGAGGCAGTCGAAATCTATACCTTGCTAACCATAGGTGATGGCTTGGTCGCACAGATACCATCATTGCTACTCTCGATCGGTGCCGCGATCATGGTGACGCGTCAAAACGCTGATGAAGATATGGGACAACAAGTTGTCTTCCAGATGTTTGACAACCCGAAAGCCTTGATGATTACAGCGGCGATTCTGGGTGTCATGGGTGTCGTGCCTGGGATGCCTCACTTTGCGTTTTTGCTGCTGGCGATCATTGCTGCGGGCTCAGCGTACTTGATTCAGCGCAAACAGAAGAAAGCGGCAGAGCAAACCAATCTTCCAGCCACCACAGAGCAAGACTCGCCAACACCAAAAGAGCTCTCTTGGGATGATGTACAACCGGTTGATATCGTAGGTCTTGAGGTGGGTTATCGCCTGATCCCGCTGGTGGACAAAGACCAAGGTGGCGAGCTTTTAGAGCGCGTGAAAGGGGTTCGGAAAAAGTTATCTCAGGACTTTGGCTTCCTTATCCCTGCGGTGCATATTCGTGACAACTTGGAGCTAACCCCTAACAGCTATCGAATTACCTTAATGGGGGTAGCAGTCGGCGAAGCTGAGATTAGACCCGATATGGAGTTGGCCATTAACCCAGGCCAAGTCTACGGCATGATAGAAGGCGAACCGACCATAGATCCGGCCTTTGGTCTGGAAGCGGTGTGGATTCGCGAAGAGCAGCGAGAGCATGCGCAAGCATTGGGTTATACCGTGGTTGATTCTTCAACCGTTCTCGCGACCCACTTAAGCCAACTGTTAACCAACAACGCATCCCAGTTGATCGGCCATGAAGAGGTACAAAACCTATTGGAAATGCTGGGTCGCAGCACGCCTAAATTGGTTGAGAACTTTGTGCCTGACCAACTGCCATTGGGCGCGGTGGTCAAAGTTCTGCAAAATCTACTCAACGAAGCGGTACCGATTCGTGACATTCGAACCATTGTTCAAACCTTGTCCGAATACTCAAGCAAGAGTCAAGAACCTGACATTTTAACCGCTGCGGTACGTATCTCGCTCAAACGACTAATTGTCCAAGAAATCAATGGGATAGAGCCAGAATTGCCGGTAATTACCCTGATCCCTGAGCTGGAACAAATATTGCATCAGACCATGCAGGCGTCGGGTGGTGAATCTGCGGGAATCGAGCCGGGCTTAGCGGAGAGGCTACAATCATCATTGAGCCAAGCCACTCAAGAGCAAGAGCTGAAAGGTGAACCAGCAGTGTTACTGACATCCGGAGTGTTGCGCTCGACGCTAGCAAAATTTGTTAAGAACACGATTCCTTCGTTAAGAGTGCTCTCTTACCAAGAAATCCCTGACGAGAAACAAATTCGCATTGTGCAAGCTGTTGGCAACTAG
- the sixA gene encoding phosphohistidine phosphatase SixA, whose product MNIFIMRHGEAEHFAHSDAERALTDHGHSASIAVARACAEKGFAKFDKVLVSPYVRAQQTWKAISKHFAAELVETCEEITPYGDSEQVADYVNALIDVHHYQNVLIVSHLPLVGYLTAEFVTDMIPPMFPTSGLICIDFSTEKRTGEVRFNIHP is encoded by the coding sequence ATGAATATTTTTATCATGCGCCATGGGGAAGCGGAACATTTTGCTCACAGCGATGCTGAACGAGCATTGACCGACCATGGCCACAGTGCATCGATCGCGGTCGCGCGAGCTTGTGCAGAAAAAGGGTTTGCCAAGTTCGACAAAGTATTGGTCAGCCCTTATGTCCGCGCGCAGCAAACCTGGAAGGCCATCTCTAAGCATTTTGCCGCTGAGCTAGTAGAAACCTGCGAGGAGATTACCCCGTACGGAGATTCAGAGCAGGTTGCTGACTATGTCAATGCCCTGATTGATGTGCATCATTACCAGAATGTGTTGATCGTGTCTCATCTGCCATTAGTCGGCTACCTGACAGCCGAGTTTGTGACCGATATGATCCCGCCTATGTTTCCAACTTCCGGTTTGATTTGTATTGATTTCTCAACCGAGAAGCGCACCGGAGAGGTGCGGTTCAATATCCATCCATGA